Proteins from one Bacteroides zhangwenhongii genomic window:
- a CDS encoding Rpn family recombination-promoting nuclease/putative transposase, which produces MKKDNEKGDESMASNYIRFDWAMKRLLRNKANFAVLEGFLTTLLNEKIVIQKLLESESNQEDEFDKYNRVDMLAENSKGELILIEVQNNNEYAYFQRMLFGTSKLVTEYINRGEGYDKVRKIYSINIVYFSLGSGKDTVYHGKTEFRGIHQNDVLELTPFQRQTFKVDAVSQLYPEYYILKVNDFNQVAKSPLEEWICYLNTGDIPDSATAPGLEEARERLKLDKMTKTELEAYYRHLDNIVILRDNIFTERAEGRAEGRAEGRAEGRAEGLEEGLAKGREEEKKEMARNMKSLNIPLDTISQVTGLTIEEIRDLKI; this is translated from the coding sequence ATGAAAAAAGATAACGAGAAAGGAGACGAGTCTATGGCAAGTAATTATATTCGTTTCGATTGGGCTATGAAGCGCTTATTGCGTAATAAAGCCAATTTTGCAGTTCTTGAGGGCTTTTTGACAACACTTCTCAATGAGAAAATTGTTATTCAGAAGTTGTTGGAAAGCGAAAGCAATCAAGAGGACGAGTTTGACAAGTATAATCGGGTAGATATGCTTGCCGAAAACTCTAAGGGAGAGCTTATTCTGATCGAAGTTCAGAATAATAATGAGTACGCTTATTTTCAACGTATGCTGTTCGGCACTTCCAAGTTGGTGACCGAATACATTAATCGTGGAGAAGGCTATGATAAAGTACGTAAAATATATAGTATCAATATTGTCTATTTTTCATTAGGTAGCGGAAAGGATACAGTTTATCACGGAAAAACGGAGTTCAGAGGTATTCATCAGAATGATGTGCTGGAGTTGACTCCTTTTCAGAGACAAACGTTCAAGGTAGATGCTGTGAGTCAACTTTATCCGGAATATTATATATTGAAAGTGAATGATTTCAATCAGGTAGCCAAGAGCCCGTTGGAAGAATGGATATGTTATTTGAATACAGGTGATATCCCCGATAGCGCCACAGCACCGGGACTGGAGGAGGCTCGCGAGCGATTGAAACTTGACAAAATGACGAAAACCGAACTTGAAGCTTATTATCGGCATTTGGATAATATTGTAATATTGAGAGATAATATATTTACGGAACGTGCAGAGGGTCGTGCAGAGGGTCGTGCAGAGGGTCGTGCAGAGGGTCGTGCAGAAGGACTTGAAGAAGGGCTTGCGAAAGGACGTGAGGAGGAAAAGAAAGAAATGGCACGAAATATGAAGTCTTTGAATATACCTCTTGATACTATCTCACAGGTAACTGGTCTGACAATAGAAGAAATACGTGATTTGAAAATTTAG
- a CDS encoding HU family DNA-binding protein → MSVNYDLYETPNPDKNGEELPLHARVVLKGSYTAEEFVEQVTTLQHMPHAQVVGIIEAISKELRHLLLKGFSIELGDIGYFSLSLGVDKKVKEAKELRSPSISLKDINFRVNRQFKKDIESGLELQRYHSPFRVKNPLPEEKCLQRLERFLKEHPCINRQDYALLVGKTKTQALQDINAFIEQGVLKKYGVGRSVVYIKV, encoded by the coding sequence ATGAGCGTGAATTATGATCTTTATGAAACTCCGAATCCGGACAAGAATGGAGAAGAGTTGCCTTTACATGCACGTGTAGTGTTGAAGGGAAGTTATACAGCCGAAGAATTTGTAGAACAAGTGACTACGCTTCAGCATATGCCCCATGCGCAGGTGGTGGGTATCATAGAGGCTATATCAAAAGAATTGAGGCATTTGCTTTTAAAAGGATTCTCTATTGAATTAGGGGATATCGGTTATTTTAGCCTTTCGTTGGGTGTTGACAAGAAGGTGAAGGAGGCAAAAGAATTGCGTTCGCCGTCTATATCTCTGAAAGATATTAATTTTCGTGTGAATCGCCAATTTAAGAAGGATATTGAGAGTGGTCTTGAATTACAGCGTTATCATTCACCCTTTCGTGTGAAAAATCCGTTGCCAGAGGAAAAGTGCCTGCAACGGTTAGAAAGGTTTCTAAAAGAGCACCCATGCATTAATCGGCAGGATTATGCCCTGCTCGTTGGAAAAACGAAAACACAGGCATTGCAGGATATTAATGCTTTCATCGAACAAGGTGTCTTGAAGAAGTATGGAGTGGGGCGTTCGGTAGTATATATAAAGGTATAG
- the topA gene encoding type I DNA topoisomerase, with protein sequence MQKNLVIVESPAKAKTIEKFLGKDFKVLSSYGHIRDLKKKEFSIDVKKDFKPDYEIPADKKALVSTLKAEAKSAETVWLASDEDREGEAIAWHLYEVLKLKPENTKRIVFHEITKSAILKAIEQPRDIDLNLVNAQQARRILDRIVGFELSPVLWRKVKPALSAGRVQSVAVRLIVEREREIHAFKTEAAYRVTAIFLVPDTDGKSVEMKAELTRRIKTKEEAKAFLEACQGATFTIEDITTRPVKKTPPAPFTTSTLQQEAARKLGYTVAQTMMLAQRLYESGFITYMRTDSVNLSDFATIGSKEAIIKMMGENYVHPRHFETKTKGAQEAHEAIRPTYMENQSIEGSAQEKKLYDLIWKRTIASQMADAELEKTTATISISGNKDVFTATGEVIKFDGFLHVYRESYDDDNEQEDESRLLPPLKKGQRLEYGPIIATERFTQRPPRYTEASLVRKLEELGIGRPSTYAPTISTIQQREYVEKGNKDGEERLFNVLTLRENQIKDENHTEITGAEKAKLFPTDTGIVVNDFLTEYFPNILDYNFTASVEKEFDEIAEGEAQWTSIMKTFYDKFHPSVENTLAIKTEHKVGERILGEDPVSGKPVSVKIGRFGPVAQIGTADDEEKPRFAQMKKGQSMETITLEEALELFKLPRTLGEYEGKTVSVGVGRFGPYVLHNKVYVSLPKAADPMTITLEEAEQLILEKRQKEMERHLKKFEEEPELEILNGRYGPYITYKGSNYKIPKDIVPQDLTLKSCLELIKAQNEKEPGTTKKKKTAPKKK encoded by the coding sequence ATGCAGAAAAACCTTGTCATTGTCGAGTCTCCGGCAAAAGCAAAAACGATCGAGAAGTTTCTTGGGAAAGATTTCAAGGTCCTTTCAAGTTATGGACATATACGCGATCTGAAGAAAAAAGAATTCAGCATTGACGTAAAGAAGGACTTCAAACCCGACTACGAAATTCCGGCAGACAAAAAGGCTCTGGTTAGTACACTGAAAGCAGAAGCAAAAAGCGCAGAAACCGTATGGCTCGCATCCGATGAGGACCGCGAGGGGGAGGCTATTGCCTGGCATCTGTACGAAGTCTTAAAACTAAAACCTGAAAACACCAAACGAATCGTATTTCATGAAATTACAAAGAGCGCAATCTTAAAAGCGATCGAACAACCACGCGATATTGATCTCAACCTCGTAAATGCACAACAGGCACGACGGATTCTGGACCGTATCGTAGGTTTCGAACTTTCACCTGTACTTTGGAGAAAAGTAAAACCGGCCCTCTCTGCCGGACGTGTTCAGTCGGTTGCTGTTCGTCTGATTGTAGAGCGTGAACGTGAAATACATGCCTTCAAGACAGAAGCCGCTTATCGCGTCACCGCCATATTCCTCGTTCCAGACACAGATGGCAAGTCGGTGGAGATGAAAGCGGAACTGACACGTCGCATCAAGACGAAAGAAGAAGCAAAAGCTTTCCTCGAAGCTTGTCAGGGAGCCACTTTTACAATCGAAGATATCACTACCCGTCCGGTAAAGAAAACACCTCCTGCACCGTTCACCACTTCTACATTGCAACAGGAAGCTGCACGTAAATTGGGATACACCGTTGCGCAGACCATGATGCTTGCACAACGCCTGTACGAATCGGGATTTATCACTTATATGCGTACAGACTCTGTCAACCTTTCGGATTTTGCAACAATAGGAAGCAAAGAGGCTATCATTAAAATGATGGGAGAAAACTACGTACATCCCCGTCACTTTGAGACAAAGACCAAAGGTGCACAGGAAGCTCATGAGGCTATCCGCCCTACCTATATGGAAAACCAATCCATCGAAGGGTCAGCACAGGAAAAGAAATTGTACGACTTGATATGGAAACGTACCATCGCTTCCCAGATGGCAGATGCGGAGCTGGAAAAGACAACTGCTACAATCAGCATAAGCGGTAACAAAGATGTATTCACAGCTACCGGCGAAGTGATCAAGTTCGACGGATTCCTGCATGTATACCGTGAGTCCTACGATGATGACAATGAACAGGAAGATGAAAGCCGCTTATTACCTCCTTTGAAAAAAGGCCAGCGACTGGAATACGGCCCTATCATCGCAACCGAACGGTTCACTCAACGCCCGCCACGCTACACGGAAGCAAGTCTTGTGCGCAAACTGGAAGAATTGGGTATCGGACGTCCGTCTACGTACGCTCCGACAATTTCTACTATCCAACAACGTGAATATGTGGAGAAAGGAAACAAAGATGGGGAAGAACGCCTGTTCAACGTATTAACCCTGAGAGAAAATCAGATTAAAGACGAAAATCATACTGAAATAACCGGTGCGGAAAAAGCGAAATTATTTCCTACGGACACAGGTATCGTAGTCAATGATTTCCTCACTGAATATTTCCCGAACATTCTGGATTACAACTTCACAGCCAGTGTAGAAAAGGAATTTGACGAAATTGCAGAAGGAGAAGCGCAATGGACTTCCATCATGAAAACTTTTTATGATAAGTTCCACCCGTCTGTAGAAAACACTCTGGCTATCAAGACTGAACATAAGGTAGGAGAACGCATATTGGGCGAAGATCCGGTAAGTGGCAAACCTGTTTCAGTTAAGATTGGACGTTTCGGTCCTGTCGCACAGATCGGCACGGCAGATGATGAAGAAAAGCCTCGCTTTGCGCAAATGAAGAAAGGGCAGTCTATGGAAACCATTACATTGGAAGAGGCACTGGAATTGTTCAAATTACCCCGTACATTAGGCGAATACGAAGGAAAAACAGTAAGTGTGGGTGTGGGGCGTTTCGGTCCTTATGTTTTACATAACAAGGTATATGTATCTCTGCCGAAAGCAGCCGATCCGATGACCATCACTTTGGAAGAAGCGGAGCAACTAATTCTGGAAAAACGCCAGAAGGAGATGGAACGTCACCTCAAGAAGTTTGAAGAAGAACCGGAACTTGAAATTCTGAACGGACGTTACGGACCTTATATCACTTACAAAGGTTCCAACTATAAGATTCCCAAAGATATTGTTCCACAGGATTTGACATTGAAAAGTTGCTTGGAACTAATCAAGGCACAGAACGAAAAAGAGCCTGGTACAACCAAGAAAAAGAAAACGGCTCCAAAGAAAAAATAA
- the argS gene encoding arginine--tRNA ligase encodes MKIEDKLVASVINGLKALYGQEVPEKMVQLQKTKKEFEGHLTLVVFPFLKMSRKGPEQTAQEIGEYLKANEPAVAAFNVIKGFLNLTIASATWIELLNEIQADEQYGLVQATETSPLVMIEYSSPNTNKPLHLGHVRNNLLGNALANIVAANGNKVVKTNIVNDRGIHICKSMLAWKKYGNGETPETSGKKGDHLVGDYYVSFDKHYKAEVKELMAQFTAQGMNDEEAKAKAEAESPLMQEAREMLVKWEAGDPEVRGLWEMMNNWVYAGFDETYKMMGVGFDKIYYESNTYLEGKEKVMEGLEKGFFFKKEDGSVWADLTAEGLDHKLLLRGDGTSVYMTQDIGTAKLRFADYPIDKMIYVVGNEQNYHFQVLSILLDKLGFEWGKSLVHFSYGMVELPEGKMKSREGTVVDADDLMEEMIATAKETSQELGKLDGLTQEEADDIARIVGLGALKYFILKVDARKNMTFNPKESIDFNGNTGPFIQYTYARIQSVLRKAAESGIVVPEQIPAGIELSEKEEGLIQMVADFAAVVKQAGEDYSPSIIANYTYDLVKEYNQFYHDFSILREENEAVKVFRIALSANVAKVVRLGMGLLGIEVPARM; translated from the coding sequence ATGAAGATAGAAGATAAACTTGTAGCGTCCGTCATCAACGGACTCAAAGCACTCTACGGTCAGGAAGTCCCTGAAAAGATGGTGCAGTTGCAAAAAACGAAGAAAGAATTTGAAGGACATCTGACTCTGGTCGTGTTCCCTTTCCTGAAAATGTCAAGAAAAGGACCGGAGCAGACAGCCCAGGAGATCGGTGAGTATCTGAAAGCCAACGAACCGGCTGTAGCTGCTTTTAATGTGATAAAAGGGTTCTTGAACCTGACTATTGCGTCGGCTACATGGATTGAGTTGCTCAATGAGATTCAAGCCGATGAACAGTACGGGTTGGTGCAGGCTACCGAGACTTCTCCATTGGTGATGATTGAGTATTCTTCTCCGAATACGAACAAACCGCTTCACTTGGGACATGTGCGCAATAACCTTTTAGGTAACGCATTGGCTAACATTGTGGCTGCGAACGGCAATAAGGTGGTTAAAACCAATATTGTAAACGACCGTGGTATCCATATCTGTAAATCCATGTTGGCATGGAAGAAATACGGAAACGGTGAAACACCTGAGACTTCGGGCAAGAAGGGCGATCATCTAGTGGGTGACTACTATGTATCTTTCGATAAGCATTATAAAGCCGAAGTGAAGGAACTGATGGCTCAATTTACAGCTCAGGGGATGAACGATGAAGAAGCGAAGGCGAAAGCCGAAGCGGAATCTCCGTTGATGCAGGAAGCCCGTGAGATGTTGGTGAAGTGGGAAGCCGGTGACCCGGAAGTACGCGGATTGTGGGAGATGATGAACAACTGGGTATATGCAGGATTTGATGAGACTTACAAGATGATGGGTGTCGGCTTCGACAAGATATATTATGAATCCAATACTTACCTCGAAGGAAAAGAGAAGGTGATGGAAGGGCTCGAGAAGGGTTTCTTCTTCAAGAAAGAAGATGGTTCAGTATGGGCGGACCTGACTGCCGAAGGATTGGATCACAAACTGCTTCTTCGTGGTGACGGAACTTCTGTCTACATGACGCAGGATATTGGTACGGCCAAACTTCGTTTCGCTGATTATCCGATTGACAAGATGATTTACGTTGTGGGTAATGAGCAGAATTATCACTTCCAGGTACTTTCTATCTTGCTCGATAAATTGGGTTTTGAGTGGGGAAAGAGTCTGGTGCATTTCTCTTACGGAATGGTGGAATTGCCGGAAGGTAAGATGAAATCCCGTGAGGGTACAGTAGTGGATGCCGACGATTTGATGGAAGAGATGATCGCTACCGCTAAAGAAACTTCACAGGAACTTGGCAAGTTGGATGGCTTGACACAGGAAGAAGCGGATGATATCGCCCGTATTGTGGGGCTGGGTGCTTTGAAATACTTTATTCTCAAGGTTGATGCCCGTAAGAATATGACATTCAATCCGAAAGAATCCATTGATTTCAATGGTAATACAGGACCGTTCATACAATATACCTACGCGCGTATCCAATCGGTTCTGCGGAAAGCGGCCGAATCCGGCATTGTTGTTCCCGAACAAATCCCGGCAGGAATCGAATTGAGTGAAAAGGAAGAAGGACTGATTCAGATGGTAGCTGATTTTGCAGCCGTTGTGAAGCAGGCCGGTGAAGATTACAGCCCGTCTATTATTGCCAACTATACATACGATTTGGTGAAAGAATATAATCAGTTCTATCATGACTTCAGCATTTTACGTGAAGAGAATGAAGCGGTGAAAGTATTCCGTATCGCTCTTTCTGCCAATGTGGCTAAAGTCGTTCGTTTAGGAATGGGACTGCTGGGTATTGAAGTTCCTGCCAGAATGTAA
- a CDS encoding hybrid sensor histidine kinase/response regulator transcription factor, giving the protein MKKRFLFAFILFLISVLNTYAGIELRSRQMKTSDGLPSNSVRYMYQDSKGFLWLGTLNGLSRYDGNSFLTFQPGNDGKPSLADNRIFNITEDKHGFLWMGTTVRLYSCYDLQKACFVEYMEPEDQDRNYSKLFLASCGDVWLWHPDNGVRRVIHQEEGILTSTVFKTEAGNLPDNRVNFVREDNDGRIWIGTKRGLALVVDGEVKIVDRALHFVSMLANGDRVYFLTENGDIYSYQEKTQELLKQAALSAVAGKMSLTDDFRIKDKWVILTSTGVYNYDLVKYTLTPDTHLDIKKGEVICDNRGDYWIYNRTGCVHYISAATGKVKSFQFIPEDKLDHIDFERYHIVHDSRGIIWISTYGNGLFAYDPIEDKLEHFAAGITENSYINSDFLLFVMEDRAGGIWVSSEYSGVARISVLNEGTTRIYPESPELFDRSNAIRMIEEMPNGDIGITTRKGGLFTYDAYFNRKMDKTYYQSNIYAMEKDAGGKLWMGTRGEGLKIGEDWYRHDKLDLTTLSNNNIFAICRDAKDRMWIGTFGGGLDLAEPASEGTYKFRHFFQGRYGVQMVRAFQEDKNGMIWMGTSEGICIFHPDSLIADPENYHWFSHTNGKFCSNEIKCIFQDSKGRIWTGTSGMGLNLCQPEDNYNVLRYEHYGVNEGLVNNVVQSILEDKHGKLWIATEYGISKFDPDTKSFDNYFFSSYTLSNVYSENCAYVGADGRLLFGTNYGLTIIDPEQIKSNESFLPVVLTDLYVNGIQVVPGTTDSPLTHSLAYSDRMELKYFQNSFLIDFSTFDYSDSGQAKYMYWLENYDKEWSAPSSLNFASYKYLNPGTYILHVKSCNEAGIWNDKETTLTIVIKPPFWKTGWAFLCYALLVMVALYFTYRVVRNFSRLRNRISVEKQLTEYKLVFFTNISHEFRTPLTLIQGALERIQRISDIPKELVHPLKTMDKSTQRMLRLINQLLEFRKMQNNKLALSLEETDVVAFLYEIFLSFGDIAEQKKMDFRFNPSVPSYKMFIDKGNLDKVTYNLLSNAFKYTPSNGCIVLSVTVDEVKKMLQIQVSDTGVGIPKEKQAELFKRFMQSSFSGDSIGVGLHLTHELVQVHKGTIKYADNEGGGSVFTVSVPTDKSVYEEKDFLVANNALLREANAHDVHWAGGNDFGEEERELQEFGKVENPLNKRKILIIEDDNDIRQFLKEEIGAYFEVEVAADGTSGFEKARSYDADLIICDVLMPGMTGFEVTKKLKSDFDTSHIPIILLTALSSPEKYLEGIESGADAYIPKPFSIKLLLARVFQLIEQRDKLREKYLNEPGIMRPAVCSTDRDKEFADRLNLVLEKHLSRPELTIDEFASLMKMGRTAFYKKIRGVTGYAPNEYLRIIRMKKAAELLLSGENLTVAEVSYRVGIDDPFYFSRRFKMQFGVSPSIYQRGAKNNSSSEEQPL; this is encoded by the coding sequence ATGAAGAAAAGATTCCTGTTCGCTTTTATTTTGTTTCTAATCTCTGTTCTTAATACCTATGCGGGTATTGAATTACGTTCCCGCCAGATGAAAACGAGTGATGGATTGCCCAGTAACTCCGTACGGTATATGTACCAGGATAGCAAAGGCTTCTTGTGGCTTGGCACATTGAACGGATTAAGCCGCTATGACGGTAATTCTTTTCTGACTTTCCAACCGGGAAATGATGGGAAGCCATCGTTGGCAGATAACCGGATCTTTAATATCACCGAAGATAAACATGGTTTTCTGTGGATGGGAACTACTGTTCGTCTGTATAGCTGCTATGATCTGCAGAAGGCGTGTTTTGTAGAATATATGGAACCGGAGGATCAGGACCGGAATTATTCGAAACTATTCCTGGCTTCTTGTGGAGATGTCTGGTTGTGGCATCCGGATAACGGAGTTAGAAGAGTTATACATCAAGAAGAGGGGATATTGACTTCTACTGTATTTAAGACGGAAGCGGGAAACTTACCGGATAATCGGGTGAACTTTGTACGCGAGGATAATGACGGACGTATTTGGATCGGCACGAAACGGGGGTTGGCTTTGGTCGTAGACGGTGAGGTTAAGATCGTAGACCGTGCCTTACATTTTGTCTCTATGCTGGCTAATGGGGATAGAGTTTATTTCCTTACAGAAAATGGAGATATTTATTCTTATCAGGAAAAGACTCAGGAACTGCTGAAACAAGCTGCACTTTCTGCGGTTGCCGGAAAGATGTCTCTTACGGATGATTTTCGTATTAAAGATAAATGGGTGATACTTACCAGTACGGGGGTGTATAATTATGATCTCGTAAAATATACGTTGACTCCTGACACTCATTTGGATATAAAAAAAGGAGAAGTGATTTGTGACAATCGTGGAGACTACTGGATTTATAACCGCACGGGATGTGTTCATTACATTTCCGCAGCCACCGGTAAAGTGAAATCTTTTCAGTTTATACCGGAGGATAAACTCGACCATATTGATTTTGAACGCTATCATATTGTTCATGATTCTCGAGGAATCATTTGGATCTCGACTTATGGAAACGGGCTGTTTGCTTATGATCCTATTGAAGACAAGCTGGAACATTTTGCAGCAGGTATTACTGAAAACAGTTATATCAATTCTGATTTCCTGTTGTTTGTTATGGAGGACCGGGCAGGAGGAATATGGGTGAGTTCCGAATATTCGGGAGTAGCCCGCATTTCGGTTTTGAATGAAGGGACTACCCGTATTTATCCGGAAAGTCCGGAGCTGTTCGACCGTTCTAATGCTATACGTATGATAGAGGAAATGCCGAATGGTGATATCGGAATTACTACTCGTAAAGGTGGTCTTTTTACTTATGATGCGTATTTCAACCGGAAGATGGATAAAACCTATTACCAATCGAACATTTATGCGATGGAGAAGGATGCCGGAGGAAAGCTTTGGATGGGAACACGTGGCGAAGGACTGAAGATAGGAGAGGATTGGTATAGGCATGATAAGCTGGATCTTACGACACTATCCAACAATAATATATTTGCTATTTGTCGGGATGCTAAGGACCGGATGTGGATCGGGACATTTGGGGGCGGGCTTGATCTGGCGGAGCCTGCTTCGGAGGGTACCTATAAGTTCCGGCATTTTTTTCAGGGGAGATATGGGGTACAGATGGTCCGTGCATTTCAGGAAGATAAGAATGGGATGATATGGATGGGAACTAGTGAGGGGATTTGTATCTTCCATCCGGATTCTTTAATTGCCGACCCTGAAAATTATCATTGGTTCAGCCATACGAACGGAAAGTTTTGTAGTAATGAGATAAAATGTATTTTTCAAGATAGTAAGGGACGGATATGGACCGGAACTTCGGGGATGGGGCTTAATCTCTGCCAACCGGAAGATAACTATAATGTACTGAGATATGAACATTATGGAGTAAATGAAGGGCTGGTCAATAATGTAGTCCAGTCCATTCTGGAGGATAAGCATGGAAAACTCTGGATTGCAACTGAATATGGAATCTCCAAGTTTGATCCGGATACGAAGTCGTTCGACAACTACTTCTTCTCTTCGTATACATTGAGTAATGTATATAGTGAGAATTGTGCATACGTGGGGGCGGATGGCAGATTGCTGTTCGGTACGAATTACGGACTGACTATTATTGATCCCGAGCAGATAAAAAGCAATGAATCCTTCTTGCCGGTGGTTCTTACGGATTTATATGTCAATGGGATTCAAGTAGTTCCCGGAACTACGGACTCTCCATTAACACATTCGCTGGCTTACTCCGACAGAATGGAACTTAAATATTTTCAGAATTCTTTCCTGATAGACTTCTCTACCTTCGATTATTCTGATAGCGGACAGGCTAAATATATGTATTGGCTTGAAAACTACGACAAGGAATGGAGTGCTCCTTCCTCACTTAATTTTGCTTCCTATAAATATCTGAATCCCGGAACGTATATCCTGCATGTGAAGTCTTGCAATGAGGCTGGTATTTGGAATGATAAGGAGACAACTCTGACTATTGTGATCAAGCCTCCGTTCTGGAAAACAGGATGGGCTTTCCTCTGTTATGCTTTGTTGGTCATGGTCGCTCTGTACTTTACTTACCGGGTTGTCCGTAATTTCAGCCGTTTGCGAAATCGTATCAGTGTGGAGAAACAGTTGACTGAGTACAAACTGGTCTTTTTTACAAATATTTCTCATGAGTTCCGCACTCCGCTTACGTTGATTCAAGGTGCGTTGGAACGGATACAGCGTATCAGTGATATCCCTAAAGAATTGGTGCATCCTTTAAAGACGATGGATAAGAGTACGCAGCGTATGTTGAGGCTGATTAATCAATTATTGGAATTCCGCAAAATGCAGAATAATAAATTGGCTTTGTCGTTGGAAGAGACAGATGTGGTAGCTTTTCTTTATGAGATTTTCCTGAGTTTTGGTGATATAGCCGAACAGAAGAAGATGGATTTCCGGTTTAATCCTTCTGTTCCTTCCTATAAGATGTTTATTGATAAGGGAAATCTGGATAAGGTGACTTATAACCTGTTGTCGAATGCCTTTAAATATACTCCTTCCAATGGGTGTATTGTTTTATCCGTCACTGTGGATGAAGTGAAGAAAATGCTACAGATACAGGTTTCGGATACCGGAGTTGGAATACCTAAAGAAAAACAGGCTGAGTTGTTCAAACGTTTTATGCAAAGCAGTTTCTCTGGCGACAGTATCGGTGTAGGACTACATCTGACTCATGAATTGGTGCAGGTTCATAAGGGAACAATCAAGTATGCGGATAACGAGGGTGGTGGCTCTGTATTCACTGTCTCTGTTCCGACGGACAAATCAGTCTATGAAGAAAAAGATTTTCTTGTTGCGAATAATGCGTTGCTGAGAGAAGCCAATGCACATGATGTCCATTGGGCAGGGGGGAACGATTTCGGGGAGGAAGAACGTGAACTGCAGGAGTTTGGGAAAGTAGAAAATCCGTTGAATAAACGGAAGATATTGATAATAGAGGATGATAATGATATCCGCCAGTTCTTGAAAGAGGAGATCGGGGCTTATTTTGAAGTAGAAGTGGCTGCCGACGGTACATCCGGTTTCGAGAAGGCACGTTCCTATGATGCAGATCTGATTATCTGCGATGTTCTAATGCCAGGAATGACAGGCTTTGAGGTCACAAAGAAGTTGAAGTCGGACTTTGATACGAGTCATATTCCCATTATTCTGCTGACTGCTTTGAGTTCGCCGGAGAAATATCTGGAAGGTATAGAGTCCGGTGCGGATGCTTATATTCCTAAACCGTTCAGCATTAAGTTACTGTTGGCACGTGTATTCCAATTGATCGAACAGCGTGACAAGCTGCGTGAGAAGTACTTGAATGAGCCGGGAATTATGCGTCCGGCAGTCTGTTCTACAGACAGGGATAAGGAATTTGCCGATCGTCTGAATCTTGTTTTGGAGAAACATCTTTCCCGACCGGAACTGACTATTGATGAATTTGCTTCACTAATGAAGATGGGGCGTACCGCATTTTACAAGAAAATACGAGGGGTAACCGGTTATGCTCCTAACGAATACTTGCGTATCATCCGTATGAAAAAGGCTGCGGAACTGTTGCTTTCCGGTGAAAATTTGACAGTGGCTGAGGTTTCCTATCGGGTAGGTATCGATGATCCGTTCTATTTTAGCAGACGTTTTAAGATGCAATTCGGAGTCTCACCTTCTATATATCAGCGTGGTGCGAAGAATAATTCTTCTTCAGAAGAGCAACCTTTATAA